A stretch of the Lolium perenne isolate Kyuss_39 chromosome 3, Kyuss_2.0, whole genome shotgun sequence genome encodes the following:
- the LOC127345510 gene encoding uncharacterized protein encodes MRDPKATAAAAALPEDVVLEILARVPDVADLFRCAAACKRWRVLVADRPFLRRRWPDHARHPSSLLGFFGQDWWREDVPAPLPDFVRAPRSVLGPGRHFLSSFVPGAAGLFDRAVPLASNRGLLLVRYGSPRDDGKDPSVDHLAVCNLLSGTCDLLPPLQCGQFSNYFDTSAYAVLTGADCCPRSGHPPCPPAKKPLFRVLIIGISQDGMRYDLHTFSAGEPSWSAPTKCFNPIEHGIFGPIMQRDAVVRSGTVHWLLWDMVNFHALNVDAITGRVSLHMLPAPRPQDLVRCMYDNPRLSVAADGTTLSSLSLFREDLTVEIWTWRDDGDDGERGQWRRDRVVELRRPKQKQIDGPLCMCMGERSGTMLIRAGGRCIYLADLESGVLEEVTDQFCGIAGWKTAFPVEIDWPAFFMHRLGGKSTV; translated from the coding sequence ATGAGAGATCCGAAGGccaccgcggcggcggcggcgctcccgGAGGACGTGGTGCTGGAGATCCTGGCGCGCGTGCCAGACGTCGCCGACCTCTTCCGCTGCGCCGCGGCGTGCAAGCGCTGGCGCGTGCTCGTGGCCGACCGGCCGTTCCTGCGCCGCCGCTGGCCGGACCACGCGCGCCACCCTTCGTCCCTCCTCGGCTTCTTCGGCCAGGATTGGTGGAGAGAGGACGTCCCCGCTCCTCTGCCGGACTTCGTGCGCGCGCCGCGATCCGTCCTCGGCCCCGGCCGTCACTTCCTCAGCTCCTTCGTCCCCGGCGCCGCCGGCCTCTTCGACCGCGCCGTGCCGCTCGCCTCGAACCGTGGCCTCCTCCTCGTGCGCTACGGTTCCCCTCGCGACGACGGCAAGGATCCGAGCGTCGACCACCTCGCCGTGTGCAACCTGCTCTCCGGCACGTGCGACCTGCTCCCGCCGCTGCAGTGCGGCCAGTTCTCCAACTACTTCGACACGAGCGCTTACGCCGTCCTCACCGGCGCAGACTGCTGCCCGAGGAGTGGCCATCCGCCGTGCCCACCGGCGAAGAAACCCCTTTTCAGGGTGCTAATCATCGGCATCAGCCAGGACGGCATGCGGTACGACCTCCACACGTTCTCAGCCGGCGAGCCGAGCTGGAGCGCGCCCACCAAGTGCTTCAACCCGATAGAGCACGGCATCTTCGGACCGATCATGCAGCGCGACGCCGTTGTGCGCAGCGGCACGGTGCACTGGCTGCTCTGGGACATGGTGAACTTCCACGCCCTTAACGTGGACGCCATTACTGGACGCGTCTCCTTGCACATGCTCCCGGCTCCACGGCCGCAAGACCTCGTCCGCTGCATGTATGACAACCCACGGCTGAGCGTTGCCGCCGACGGGACAACGCTATCGTCCCTTTCTTTGTTCCGGGAAGACCTCACAGTGGAGATCTGGACATGGcgagacgacggcgacgacggagAGAGGGGTCAGTGGCGCCGCGATAGGGTGGTGGAGCTGCGACGGCCCAAGCAGAAGCAGATCGACGGACCCTTGTGCATGTGTATGGGAGAGAGGAGCGGCACGATGCTCATCAGGGCCGGCGGCCGGTGCATATACCTCGCGGATCTTGAGAGCGGTGTGCTGGAGGAGGTGACCGATCAGTTCTGTGGCATCGCCGGGTGGAAGACGGCGTTCCCCGTGGAGATAGATTGGCCGG